One Flexivirga aerilata DNA segment encodes these proteins:
- a CDS encoding O-antigen ligase family protein, which yields MTIWQTVARNALHLLGALALVVVALAVGHFLPTHQVVIVAIVVASVVFTLGLTDPALMCLICTPLFLLVSRVGGPDTSLTASDLALGLCVAPAFVAGARPLTPPMRSLLWLSALYQAAASLTVVANPYPANLVEWFHSWMLVSGALLVGWVLGRHGRAAMAAKLLLGTGVLLALFVIGSALVNYSRGDFGPIYTGAPLPMNKNFSGPVLSMLAVVAYARPPWLKLPESAAIACFWLYVAAIGASQSRQAVVGLAVGLLILVFRRGQHVRRSQLIVLAAVPAVAVLSVLVRDQLTSTNEFNSANQRLHWYQGALDVWVANPWFGAGLRWWYTDRYPKFQPPNAELEVLSSVGALGLICFLIWVGGTLRTVTRMNPLFGTVALAVLANRFAATQFDIFWVSPLSSVPFLIAGIALGAEANAEQRLLPNTEGPERAAADRRTVPAGA from the coding sequence ATGACCATCTGGCAGACGGTCGCGCGCAACGCCCTGCACCTGCTCGGCGCCCTCGCCCTGGTCGTCGTCGCGCTCGCGGTCGGCCACTTCCTGCCGACCCACCAGGTCGTGATCGTCGCGATCGTGGTCGCCTCGGTCGTCTTCACCCTCGGCCTGACCGACCCGGCGCTGATGTGCCTGATCTGCACGCCACTCTTCCTGCTGGTGTCCCGCGTCGGCGGCCCCGACACCAGCCTGACCGCCTCGGACCTCGCGCTCGGTCTGTGTGTCGCACCGGCGTTCGTCGCCGGCGCGCGCCCGCTCACCCCACCCATGCGGTCGCTGCTCTGGCTGTCCGCGCTCTACCAGGCCGCCGCGTCGCTCACCGTGGTCGCCAACCCCTACCCGGCCAACCTCGTCGAGTGGTTCCACTCCTGGATGCTCGTGTCCGGGGCGCTGCTCGTCGGCTGGGTGCTTGGCCGCCACGGGCGCGCGGCGATGGCGGCGAAACTCCTCCTCGGCACGGGCGTGCTGCTCGCGCTCTTCGTGATCGGCAGCGCGCTGGTCAACTACTCGCGCGGCGACTTCGGGCCGATCTACACCGGCGCGCCGCTGCCGATGAACAAGAACTTCAGCGGTCCGGTGCTGTCCATGCTCGCGGTGGTGGCCTACGCCCGCCCGCCCTGGCTGAAGCTGCCGGAGTCGGCGGCGATCGCCTGCTTCTGGCTGTATGTCGCAGCGATCGGCGCGAGCCAGTCGCGGCAGGCGGTCGTCGGCCTCGCGGTCGGGCTGCTCATCCTGGTCTTCCGCCGCGGGCAGCACGTGCGGCGCTCGCAGCTCATCGTGCTCGCGGCGGTGCCCGCGGTGGCCGTGCTGAGTGTGCTCGTGCGCGACCAGCTGACCTCGACCAACGAGTTCAACTCCGCGAACCAGCGACTGCACTGGTATCAGGGAGCCCTCGACGTCTGGGTGGCCAATCCGTGGTTCGGTGCCGGGCTGCGCTGGTGGTACACCGACCGCTACCCGAAGTTCCAGCCGCCCAACGCCGAGCTGGAAGTGCTGAGCTCGGTCGGCGCGCTCGGCCTGATCTGCTTCCTGATCTGGGTCGGCGGCACCTTGCGCACCGTCACCCGGATGAACCCGCTGTTCGGCACCGTCGCGCTGGCCGTGCTCGCCAACCGGTTCGCCGCCACCCAGTTCGACATCTTCTGGGTGTCGCCGCTGTCCTCGGTGCCGTTTCTCATCGCCGGCATCGCCCTGGGCGCGGAGGCCAACGCCGAGCAGCGGCTGCTGCCGAACACCGAGGGTCCCGAACGTGCGGCGGCCGATCGCCGGACCGTGCCGGCGGGTGCCTGA
- a CDS encoding glycosyltransferase encodes MRVLRISHSGVVDAWRERERVARALGHEVTSVTAQVWDEAGRDVPLRPRPGEDVVGVRTFGRHPALFVYQPIALWRLLGRRHDVLDLHEEPFALATAQVLALRLLRRRPAPYILYSAQNLDKRYPPPFRWLEQWALRHAAAVQTCNVAAARRCERRGFPGRARVIPLGLDERTFTPGTPTPTATTDPDRIRVGYAGRLESHKGVDVLLDAVAGDPRLHLDIAGSGTTDAQLRAAARASGDRVRFLGTVPHEDLPDFYRSLDVLAVPSRTTPRWVEQFGRVATEAMACGTPVVASDSGALPDVVGDAGLLVPEGDPDALRAALLRVGTDPDLRARLRDRSLERAPRWSWSAVGARFAQLYDAVAQRNPAAGPLAAEPARPLHVIVVAYRAADLLEPCLRGVSGLPVVVVDNSSDAAVREVATAAGATYLDPGANLGFAGGVNRGLATVPDRADVLLLNPDARLDTAGALRLQEQLRADPGLASLGARQVDASGDHARVGWPWPTPAGAWVEALGLGRLRRDRFAIGSVLLLRAEALLAVGGFDDSFFLYAEETDWARRAVQLGWRHGVSADVTATHFGAATSTDPQRREAHFAAGQERFLRKHFGAAGWQVARAAGFSGAVVRACVIPGRRAEFVDRARRLAAGPIRHERRYLERDAA; translated from the coding sequence GTGCGCGTACTTCGCATCAGCCACAGCGGCGTCGTCGACGCCTGGCGGGAGCGGGAGCGGGTCGCCCGCGCGCTCGGGCACGAGGTCACCTCGGTCACCGCGCAGGTGTGGGACGAGGCCGGTCGCGACGTGCCCCTGCGACCACGGCCGGGCGAGGATGTGGTGGGGGTGCGCACCTTCGGCCGGCACCCCGCGCTGTTCGTCTACCAGCCGATCGCCCTCTGGCGACTGCTCGGCCGGCGCCACGACGTGCTCGACCTGCACGAGGAGCCCTTCGCGCTCGCGACCGCGCAGGTCCTCGCCCTACGGCTGCTGCGTCGGCGACCTGCGCCATACATCCTCTATTCGGCGCAGAACCTGGACAAGCGCTATCCGCCGCCGTTCCGGTGGCTGGAGCAGTGGGCGCTGCGTCACGCAGCCGCGGTGCAGACCTGCAACGTCGCGGCCGCGCGCCGGTGCGAGCGGCGCGGCTTCCCCGGCCGGGCGCGGGTGATCCCGCTCGGCCTCGACGAGAGGACATTCACGCCGGGCACGCCGACCCCTACCGCCACGACCGACCCCGACCGGATCCGGGTCGGGTATGCCGGCCGGCTCGAGTCGCACAAGGGCGTGGACGTGCTGCTCGACGCAGTCGCCGGGGACCCGCGGCTGCACCTGGACATCGCCGGGTCCGGGACCACGGACGCGCAGTTGCGGGCCGCTGCCCGCGCATCGGGTGACCGGGTGCGCTTCCTCGGCACCGTCCCGCACGAGGACCTGCCGGACTTCTATCGCTCGCTGGACGTGCTCGCGGTGCCGTCCCGCACCACCCCGCGCTGGGTGGAGCAGTTCGGCCGGGTGGCGACCGAGGCGATGGCGTGCGGCACGCCGGTGGTGGCGAGCGACAGCGGCGCGCTGCCGGACGTCGTCGGCGACGCCGGGCTGCTCGTACCCGAGGGCGACCCGGACGCACTGCGGGCGGCGCTGCTGCGGGTCGGCACCGACCCGGACCTGCGAGCGCGGCTGCGCGACCGGTCGCTGGAGCGTGCGCCGCGGTGGAGCTGGAGCGCGGTCGGCGCACGCTTCGCGCAGCTGTATGACGCTGTCGCACAACGCAATCCGGCTGCCGGCCCACTCGCTGCCGAGCCGGCCCGGCCGCTGCACGTGATCGTCGTCGCCTACCGGGCGGCCGACCTGCTCGAGCCCTGCCTGCGCGGCGTCAGTGGCCTCCCGGTCGTGGTGGTGGACAACTCCTCCGACGCTGCGGTGCGCGAGGTCGCGACCGCCGCCGGCGCGACCTACCTCGATCCCGGCGCCAACCTCGGCTTCGCCGGTGGCGTCAACCGGGGCCTCGCGACGGTCCCGGACCGCGCCGACGTGCTCCTGCTCAATCCGGACGCCCGCCTCGACACCGCCGGCGCCCTGCGTCTGCAGGAGCAGCTGCGCGCCGACCCCGGCCTGGCCAGTCTCGGCGCGCGACAGGTCGACGCGTCCGGCGACCACGCCCGCGTCGGCTGGCCCTGGCCGACACCGGCCGGTGCCTGGGTCGAGGCGCTCGGCCTGGGGCGGCTGCGTCGCGACCGTTTCGCGATCGGCTCGGTGCTGCTGCTTCGCGCGGAGGCGCTCCTCGCGGTCGGCGGCTTCGACGACTCCTTCTTCCTCTACGCCGAGGAGACCGACTGGGCCCGGCGCGCCGTCCAGCTGGGGTGGCGTCACGGCGTCAGCGCGGACGTGACCGCCACCCACTTCGGCGCCGCGACCAGCACCGACCCGCAGCGCCGCGAGGCGCACTTCGCGGCCGGACAGGAGCGCTTTCTGCGCAAGCACTTCGGCGCCGCCGGCTGGCAGGTGGCGCGGGCGGCCGGCTTCTCCGGTGCCGTGGTGCGGGCCTGCGTCATACCGGGCCGGCGGGCGGAGTTCGTCGACCGGGCACGCCGGCTCGCCGCCGGTCCGATCCGGCACGAACGTCGCTACCTCGAGCGGGATGCCGCATGA
- a CDS encoding polysaccharide biosynthesis tyrosine autokinase, giving the protein MTLREFFAILRARWKIILVVTVLVAAAAAAASFAQPKVYQASTSVYLTAQSAGQGAIARQDLLTYTQVIDSPEVTGPLRQDAGVSPSTPIGVKASVSASSNVLNITATAPTGAQAAAVANATGPALAKVAPKFSSLLAGSNSTVTSQTITPATAPGSPTSPKTARNIALGLLLGLLLGCSAALLRHAFDTRIRSVEDLQGLSDRPVLGELPLGAHGLEPDSLVEEPVGAAIEATRRLRTNVRFASVTTGKHAIVVTSPAPGDGKTTTAVALALAMARDGADVLLVDCDLRRPNIASVLGLEGGVGLTTVLLGNASTEEVTQRWHDTTLDVLPAGELPPNPTELLGSEPMQQTYDQLIKRYDFVVIDSPPLLPVIDAVLLERLAGNLLMVVAADRTTRRDVHAATRVLETAGAQPSGFALNFVAKSGTTGRYGYSYSYGDNPRASTTRLRRRGKSGARAAQLAPAKQSKGSRFARRGR; this is encoded by the coding sequence ATGACCCTGCGCGAGTTCTTCGCGATCCTGCGCGCGCGATGGAAGATCATCCTCGTCGTCACCGTGCTGGTCGCGGCCGCTGCTGCCGCGGCGTCGTTCGCGCAGCCGAAGGTCTATCAGGCATCGACCTCGGTCTATCTCACCGCGCAGTCCGCTGGGCAGGGCGCGATCGCCCGGCAGGACCTGCTGACCTACACCCAGGTCATCGACTCGCCGGAGGTGACGGGCCCGCTCCGGCAGGACGCCGGGGTGTCGCCGTCGACACCGATCGGGGTCAAGGCGAGCGTGTCGGCCAGTTCTAACGTGCTCAACATCACCGCCACCGCACCGACCGGGGCGCAGGCGGCCGCGGTCGCCAATGCGACCGGTCCGGCCCTGGCCAAGGTCGCCCCGAAGTTCAGCTCGCTGCTCGCCGGCAGCAACTCCACGGTCACCTCCCAGACCATCACCCCGGCGACGGCGCCCGGGTCACCGACGTCGCCCAAGACCGCGCGCAACATCGCGCTCGGGCTGTTGCTGGGCCTGTTGCTGGGCTGCAGCGCGGCCCTGCTGCGCCACGCGTTCGACACCCGCATCCGCTCGGTCGAGGATCTGCAGGGGCTGTCCGACCGACCCGTGCTCGGCGAACTCCCGCTCGGCGCGCACGGTCTCGAGCCCGACAGCCTGGTGGAGGAGCCGGTCGGTGCCGCGATCGAGGCGACCCGGCGGCTGCGCACCAACGTGCGCTTCGCGAGCGTCACCACCGGCAAGCACGCGATCGTCGTCACCTCGCCGGCGCCGGGTGACGGCAAGACGACGACGGCGGTCGCGCTCGCCCTCGCGATGGCCCGCGACGGCGCCGACGTGCTGCTGGTCGACTGCGATCTGCGGCGGCCCAACATCGCCTCGGTGCTGGGGCTGGAGGGCGGCGTCGGCCTCACGACGGTGCTGCTCGGCAACGCATCGACCGAGGAGGTCACCCAGCGCTGGCACGACACCACGCTCGACGTGCTGCCGGCGGGGGAGCTGCCGCCCAACCCGACCGAGTTGCTCGGCTCGGAGCCCATGCAGCAGACCTACGACCAGCTGATCAAGCGCTACGACTTCGTGGTGATCGACAGCCCGCCGTTGCTGCCGGTGATCGACGCGGTGCTGCTGGAACGCCTGGCCGGCAACCTGCTGATGGTGGTGGCGGCCGACCGCACCACCCGCCGCGACGTGCACGCCGCCACGCGGGTGCTGGAGACCGCCGGTGCGCAGCCGTCCGGCTTCGCGCTCAACTTCGTGGCCAAGTCCGGCACCACCGGCCGCTACGGCTACTCCTACTCGTATGGCGACAACCCCCGCGCGTCCACCACGCGGCTGCGCCGGCGCGGCAAGTCCGGCGCACGGGCCGCCCAGCTCGCTCCGGCGAAGCAGAGCAAGGGCTCACGCTTCGCCCGGCGCGGCCGCTGA
- a CDS encoding nucleotidyltransferase family protein: MSDPIVPVQVVVQFGHGVAQRIADEAGVRLLHLKGAATDRRLWHDGEPRMSTDGDVLVHPDQVDGYLERLVEDGWELETDFAHGSSFEHAATLRHETWGYLDVHRSWPGFARDPAEVFETLWHDRQQVTICAISCATPSLPDQRIILSINAVRDGADADHPDVAQAWQQATPQLRSVLLARADRLGGQVAFSIVTGDFDRHRDHPQHAIWQVMSEGGSRREEWVARVRAAPDLRTGARTAVRSVLVNPQSLRVRLGHPPSRVELARDFVGRFARAVRDELRS; encoded by the coding sequence ATGAGCGACCCCATTGTGCCCGTGCAGGTCGTGGTGCAGTTCGGGCACGGTGTCGCGCAACGCATCGCCGACGAGGCCGGTGTGCGGCTGCTCCACCTGAAGGGAGCGGCGACCGACCGGCGGCTGTGGCACGACGGCGAGCCCCGCATGTCGACCGACGGGGACGTGCTGGTGCACCCCGATCAGGTGGACGGCTACCTGGAGCGCCTCGTCGAGGACGGCTGGGAGCTGGAGACCGACTTCGCGCACGGCTCGTCCTTCGAGCACGCCGCGACGCTGCGGCACGAGACCTGGGGCTACCTCGACGTGCACCGCAGCTGGCCCGGTTTCGCCCGCGACCCGGCCGAGGTGTTCGAGACGCTCTGGCACGACCGTCAGCAGGTGACGATCTGCGCGATCAGCTGCGCGACGCCGAGCCTGCCGGACCAGCGAATCATCCTCAGCATCAACGCAGTCCGCGACGGAGCCGACGCCGACCATCCCGACGTCGCGCAGGCCTGGCAGCAGGCCACCCCTCAGCTGCGCAGCGTCCTGCTCGCCCGCGCCGACCGGCTGGGCGGCCAGGTCGCGTTCTCGATCGTCACCGGCGACTTCGACCGGCACCGCGACCACCCGCAGCACGCGATCTGGCAGGTCATGTCCGAGGGCGGCAGCCGCCGTGAGGAGTGGGTCGCCCGGGTGCGGGCCGCACCCGACCTGCGCACCGGCGCACGCACCGCGGTGCGCTCGGTCCTGGTCAACCCGCAGAGCCTGCGGGTGCGTCTCGGTCACCCGCCGTCCCGGGTCGAGCTCGCCCGCGACTTCGTCGGCCGCTTCGCCCGCGCGGTGCGCGACGAGCTGCGGTCATGA
- a CDS encoding low molecular weight phosphatase family protein, with amino-acid sequence MTMAVAQVLVVCTGNVCRSPAAAALLAAHLGRQGCDGGTSVRSAGTAALTGAPMTEDMSRLVAAAGASTQHAGRQLDRDLVASADLVLTATTAHRSEVVRLVPGAVRRTFTLREFARLTMDFVDVAAPSTGMAAGRVSTLAAYAQGRRRPVPGADDIADPFGGTSDDYEAAFAAISDAVGVIAARLLGASG; translated from the coding sequence ATGACGATGGCGGTTGCGCAGGTGCTGGTCGTCTGCACCGGCAACGTCTGCCGCTCGCCGGCGGCGGCCGCGTTGCTCGCCGCACACCTCGGGCGCCAGGGCTGCGACGGTGGGACGTCGGTGCGCAGCGCCGGCACGGCCGCACTCACCGGCGCGCCGATGACCGAGGACATGTCGCGGCTGGTGGCGGCGGCCGGTGCGAGCACGCAGCATGCGGGGCGACAGCTCGACCGCGACCTGGTGGCGAGCGCCGACCTCGTCCTGACGGCGACCACGGCACATCGCTCGGAGGTGGTCCGGCTGGTGCCGGGTGCGGTGCGACGGACCTTCACTCTGCGTGAGTTTGCCCGACTGACAATGGATTTCGTCGACGTCGCGGCCCCGTCGACCGGGATGGCTGCGGGCCGCGTGAGCACGTTGGCGGCATACGCGCAGGGCAGGAGGCGTCCGGTGCCGGGCGCCGACGACATCGCCGACCCGTTCGGTGGCACGTCCGACGACTACGAGGCGGCCTTCGCCGCGATCAGCGACGCGGTCGGCGTGATCGCGGCGCGGCTGCTCGGCGCGAGCGGCTGA
- a CDS encoding glycosyltransferase WbsX family protein — translation MTDYAARAVAFYLPQFFPIPENDAWWGPGFTEWSNVAAARRLFPGHRQPLLPGELGFYDLRVPETRERQSALALEHGIEAFAYWHYWFGDGVRILERVVEEVVASGAPDIGFCLAWANQSWTGTWHGAPDRVLREQRYLGAEDDARHFATVLPALRDERYLRVDGRPVFYVFRPEELPSGAAFVDRWQGFARAAGLPGLYLVAEVSDLLGAGGRYRTAAADGFDAAVRMRLPARMTRGTKARMRLRRKAFGGGPEIYPYDEHAVEAMSGDGFTQPCVYPNWDNTPRAKRAGLVLTGADPDGYASNLRAAVDAVRDRPAQERLVWIKSWNEWAEGNHLEPDTVHGRAWLEATRSVLRPG, via the coding sequence TTGACCGATTACGCCGCACGGGCCGTCGCCTTCTACCTGCCGCAGTTCTTCCCGATCCCGGAGAACGACGCGTGGTGGGGACCGGGCTTCACCGAATGGAGCAACGTCGCCGCCGCCCGCCGGCTCTTCCCCGGGCATCGTCAGCCGCTGCTGCCCGGCGAACTCGGCTTCTACGACCTGCGGGTGCCCGAGACCCGGGAGCGCCAGAGCGCGCTCGCGCTCGAGCACGGCATCGAGGCATTTGCCTACTGGCACTACTGGTTCGGCGACGGCGTCCGGATCCTGGAGCGGGTCGTCGAGGAGGTCGTCGCGTCGGGCGCGCCGGACATCGGCTTCTGTCTCGCGTGGGCCAACCAGAGCTGGACCGGCACCTGGCACGGCGCCCCGGACCGGGTGCTGCGCGAGCAGCGCTATCTCGGCGCCGAGGACGACGCCCGGCACTTCGCGACCGTGCTGCCCGCGCTGCGCGACGAGCGCTACCTGCGGGTCGACGGGCGCCCGGTGTTCTACGTCTTCCGGCCCGAGGAGCTGCCGTCGGGGGCCGCGTTCGTCGACCGCTGGCAGGGTTTCGCGCGGGCCGCGGGGCTGCCCGGCCTCTACCTGGTCGCGGAGGTCTCCGACCTGCTGGGCGCCGGCGGCCGCTACCGCACCGCGGCAGCCGACGGCTTCGACGCGGCTGTGCGGATGCGGCTGCCAGCCCGCATGACGCGCGGCACCAAGGCGCGAATGCGATTGCGCCGCAAGGCTTTCGGCGGTGGCCCGGAGATCTATCCCTACGACGAGCACGCGGTGGAGGCGATGAGCGGCGACGGCTTCACCCAGCCGTGCGTCTATCCCAACTGGGACAACACGCCGCGGGCGAAGCGCGCCGGGCTGGTGCTCACCGGCGCCGACCCGGACGGCTATGCCAGCAACCTGCGCGCCGCGGTCGACGCGGTGCGCGACCGCCCGGCGCAGGAGCGCCTGGTCTGGATCAAGTCGTGGAACGAGTGGGCCGAGGGCAACCACCTCGAACCCGACACCGTGCACGGCCGGGCCTGGCTGGAGGCGACCCGGTCGGTGCTGCGCCCGGGCTGA
- a CDS encoding glycosyltransferase family 4 protein, with protein sequence MTRPPLRIAMISYYLPSSSKIGVGYQVHALATALTDRGHDVTVLSECPPVEGARYHHQHIRLRGALRTFRFATRLRRVDFSSYDVLHAHGDDYWMWRRRTASHVRTLHGSCFEEARHVPGLKEKLRMLLLGGTELLASVVADRTVVVSPHTRRWTPWVRDVIPNGVDTERFRPDAAAKSAHPTILFVGTWRGRKRGAELTRIFAEQIRPAVPNAELLLVAQDAPDNLPEGVRVLGRLTDEELAAAYASAWVFCLPSSYEGFGIPYAEAMASGTPVVATPNVGARYVTEDGRSGTLAGLDDLGEALVAVLTDTPLRDRMTAAALERSRDFAMDTVLDAYEVLYRAARLPRPKGNRVR encoded by the coding sequence ATGACCCGCCCGCCGCTGCGCATCGCGATGATCTCCTACTACCTGCCGAGTAGCAGCAAGATCGGCGTCGGCTACCAGGTGCACGCGCTGGCCACCGCGCTCACCGACCGCGGCCACGACGTCACCGTGCTCAGCGAGTGCCCGCCGGTCGAGGGCGCCCGTTACCACCACCAGCACATCCGGCTGCGCGGGGCGCTGCGCACCTTCCGGTTCGCAACGCGCCTGCGTCGCGTCGACTTCTCCTCGTATGACGTGCTGCACGCGCACGGTGACGACTACTGGATGTGGCGCCGGCGCACGGCCTCGCACGTGCGCACCCTGCACGGCTCGTGTTTCGAGGAGGCCCGGCACGTGCCCGGCCTCAAGGAGAAGCTGCGGATGCTGCTGCTCGGCGGCACCGAACTCCTCGCCAGCGTCGTCGCCGACCGCACCGTCGTGGTCTCGCCGCACACCCGCAGGTGGACGCCCTGGGTGCGGGACGTCATCCCGAACGGCGTTGACACTGAACGCTTCCGGCCGGACGCAGCAGCAAAGAGCGCGCACCCGACGATCCTCTTCGTGGGGACGTGGCGGGGCCGCAAGCGCGGCGCCGAGCTGACCCGCATCTTCGCCGAACAGATCCGGCCGGCGGTGCCGAACGCCGAGTTGCTGCTCGTCGCGCAGGACGCGCCGGACAACCTGCCCGAGGGCGTTCGGGTGCTTGGCCGGCTGACCGACGAGGAACTGGCCGCGGCATACGCGAGCGCCTGGGTCTTCTGCCTGCCCTCGTCCTACGAGGGTTTCGGCATCCCCTATGCCGAGGCGATGGCCAGCGGCACGCCGGTCGTCGCGACGCCCAACGTGGGCGCCCGCTACGTCACCGAGGACGGTCGCTCGGGCACCCTGGCCGGCCTCGACGACTTGGGCGAGGCGCTGGTCGCGGTGCTCACCGACACCCCGCTGCGCGACCGTATGACGGCAGCCGCGCTCGAGCGCAGTCGCGACTTCGCGATGGACACCGTGCTCGACGCCTACGAAGTGCTCTACCGTGCTGCTCGCCTACCTCGACCGAAGGGAAACCGGGTCCGTTGA
- a CDS encoding lipopolysaccharide biosynthesis protein produces the protein MSLPSEPPAVDGADLQRGAVAGVSWTMLNTFVGVPVATVVNVVLAHLLAVPGYARLAYLTAALSLVVSLVDLGTTSAMVQFGARAHAAGDVERVQALLTRTQGFRLLVTAPVLSVFMLLAIDLDGWAMAGALVFAVWVPSAAAGLSDCLTLENKTATEAKVVLGVNLLAQIGVVLCAAVTRDADLTWIVRAAITALVPVLAVVFVAPRYRHAVWRPRLPVGFPDGYWHFALPTAAAGLVAGLVTSRSEVLLLEWLSTPVAVGVFALAFGIAGQMYAPANALTGPLLPALAGLRTVAPQRMGAALLRVLRVTSTASAVLCLIAAAPIAVLIPTIYGSDFADAAPIFVALSLSSTVAVIAGPLTAFSLARGHATEQFWLSLVALVVDLALSVALIPAYGAWGAVIAASAAVLLRTALLLRVELPGLGLSGRQALGAVRYLLAPVVAVPLIWWAAGTLPAAPWLVAIASAVVGAAVCPVAVHLLRAGLGADDRQVLLRHVPDRANSIARRLTGLLVAPR, from the coding sequence ATGAGCCTTCCCTCGGAGCCACCCGCCGTCGACGGCGCGGACCTCCAGCGTGGAGCGGTGGCCGGCGTCTCCTGGACGATGCTCAACACGTTCGTCGGGGTGCCGGTCGCGACCGTCGTCAACGTCGTGCTCGCCCACCTGCTCGCCGTGCCCGGTTATGCGCGGCTGGCCTACCTGACCGCGGCCCTGTCACTCGTGGTCTCCCTCGTCGACCTCGGCACCACGTCAGCGATGGTGCAGTTCGGCGCACGCGCCCATGCCGCCGGAGACGTCGAGCGGGTGCAGGCCCTGCTCACCCGGACGCAGGGCTTCCGCCTGCTCGTCACCGCGCCGGTCCTCTCGGTCTTCATGCTGCTGGCCATCGACCTCGACGGCTGGGCCATGGCGGGCGCGCTCGTCTTCGCGGTATGGGTGCCGTCGGCCGCCGCGGGGCTCAGCGACTGCCTGACGCTGGAGAACAAGACCGCGACCGAGGCCAAGGTCGTCCTCGGCGTCAACCTGCTTGCGCAGATCGGGGTCGTGCTGTGCGCCGCGGTGACCCGCGACGCCGACCTGACCTGGATCGTCCGCGCCGCGATCACCGCACTCGTGCCCGTGCTCGCCGTCGTCTTCGTCGCCCCCCGCTATCGCCATGCCGTATGGCGACCTCGCCTGCCGGTCGGATTCCCTGATGGTTATTGGCACTTCGCGCTGCCGACCGCTGCCGCCGGTCTCGTCGCCGGACTGGTCACCTCACGCAGCGAGGTGCTTCTGCTGGAGTGGTTGTCGACGCCGGTCGCGGTCGGTGTCTTCGCGCTCGCCTTCGGCATCGCCGGTCAGATGTACGCGCCCGCCAACGCGCTCACCGGCCCGCTGCTGCCCGCCCTCGCCGGTCTGCGGACGGTCGCTCCCCAGCGCATGGGTGCGGCACTCCTGCGGGTGTTGCGCGTCACCAGTACCGCCAGTGCCGTGCTCTGCCTGATCGCGGCGGCGCCGATCGCGGTGCTGATCCCGACCATCTACGGCTCGGACTTCGCGGACGCCGCGCCGATCTTCGTCGCGCTCTCGCTGAGCAGCACGGTCGCGGTGATCGCCGGCCCGCTCACCGCCTTCTCGCTGGCCCGCGGCCACGCCACGGAGCAGTTCTGGCTGAGCCTGGTCGCGCTCGTGGTCGATCTGGCGTTGTCGGTCGCGCTGATCCCGGCATACGGCGCCTGGGGTGCGGTGATCGCCGCATCCGCCGCCGTGCTCCTGCGCACGGCCCTGCTGCTGCGTGTCGAGCTGCCCGGGCTCGGGCTGTCCGGCCGGCAGGCGCTCGGTGCCGTTCGCTACCTGCTCGCCCCGGTCGTGGCCGTGCCGCTGATCTGGTGGGCGGCCGGCACGCTGCCCGCTGCGCCGTGGCTGGTCGCCATCGCCAGCGCGGTGGTCGGTGCCGCGGTGTGCCCGGTCGCCGTGCACCTGCTGCGTGCCGGGCTCGGCGCGGACGACCGGCAGGTGCTGCTGCGGCACGTGCCGGACCGCGCGAACTCGATCGCACGCCGGCTGACTGGCCTGCTGGTGGCACCGCGATGA